In Bactrocera oleae isolate idBacOlea1 chromosome 5, idBacOlea1, whole genome shotgun sequence, a genomic segment contains:
- the LOC106627087 gene encoding uncharacterized protein has protein sequence MTDLMWLDNVSKEQLISFAENLGVDHIGTTREIRKRITALAAKAHEDSEIQEKLLKMEAAYKGNDFASRDEGDQKTPLPPDQGRGTADIFAESSRRLPPPISMPNSGMSMQRSQTLTFAPIIDQVRKWSVKYDGGRDPLAFIERLEELSEVYVIDTDLLPRTMPELLCGTALQWYRNNNEHWRSWSTFKRDFLRFFLPARYFERLEDDIRQRRQHVREKYKDYVLAMQNLMRHAGYNQEQRLERIFRNSHTDYLLYIRRRDFETLAELITLAEEYESIHEGHRRTVETARREMTRHIIGGHEVRNTSRPDHPPVQSASARSQQQHTVSQHDTTVNAHHQQPSTNPTFMPGNTCRRCGQEGHYARRCRNPRKIFCWECGRADVLTKECCGQRQGNGRGFRQEKGAADPQNSAPTRQQLCIRNAAGCTP, from the coding sequence ATGACAGATCTTATGTGGTTGGACAACGTATCTAAGGAGCAACTAATCTCCTTCGCAGAGAATTTGGGCGTTGACCACATAGGCACCACGCGGGAAATTCGGAAGCGCATAACTGCACTGGCAGCCAAGGCGCACGAGGACTCCGAAATACaagagaaattgttaaaaatggaAGCTGCATACAAAGGAAATGACTTCGCTTCACGAGACGAAGGCGATCAGAAGACACCACTTCCACCAGATCAAGGCAGAGGAACTGCGGACATTTTCGCAGAATCATCACGACGACTACCGCCACCAATAAGCATGCCGAATAGCGGCATGTCGATGCAACGGAGCCAGACGCTTACATTCGCACCTATCATCGACCAGGTGAGGAAGTGGTCCGTAAAGTACGACGGCGGGAGAGACCCATTAGCGTTCATCGAACGATTGGAAGAGCTTTCCGAAGTATACGTAATAGACACAGACCTTCTTCCAAGAACCATGCCCGAGTTACTGTGCGGTACCGCTCTCCAATGGtatcgcaacaacaacgaacattGGAGGAGTTGGAGTACCTTCAAAAGGGATTTTTTGCGATTCTTCTTACCAGCACGCTACTTCGAACGCCTCGAAGACGACATACGGCAACGAAGACAACACGTGCGAGAAAAGTACAAAGACTACGTCCTCGCTATGCAGAACCTAATGAGACACGCTGGATATAATCAGGAGCAGCGGTTGGAAAGGATCTTCCGAAACAGCCACACCGATTACCTACTCTACATTCGGCGTCGAGATTTCGAGACACTAGCCGAACTTATCACGCTTGCAGAAGAATACGAGAGCATCCATGAAGGACATCGGAGAACTGTAGAGACGGCACGCCGCGAGATGACGAGACACATCATAGGTGGCCACGAGGTAAGAAATACATCACGGCCAGACCATCCACCCGTCCAGTCCGCATCAGCACGTTCGCAACAGCAGCACACGGTTTCTCAACACGATACTACGGTAAACGCGCATCACCAACAACCATCCACGAACCCAACCTTTATGCCTGGAAACACATGCAGGAGATGTGGCCAGGAAGGACACTACGCTAGGAGGTGCCGTAATCCCAGAAAGATATTTTGCTGGGAGTGTGGTCGAGCGGATGTGCTAACCAAAGAATGCTGCGGCCAACGACAGGGAAACGGCCGAGGGTTCCGCCAGGAGAAAGGCGCGGCGGACCCACAGAACTCAGCGCCGACACGCCAACAATTATGCATCAGGAACGCGGCCGGTTGTACGCCTTAA